A single Vanacampus margaritifer isolate UIUO_Vmar chromosome 14, RoL_Vmar_1.0, whole genome shotgun sequence DNA region contains:
- the c21h18orf32 gene encoding UPF0729 protein C18orf32 homolog, producing the protein MVCIPCIVIPVLLWVYKRFLEPILYPFISPIINTFWTKKAVQESGTGDTVVGEKCNGTSKELKHNGEVIANGSIVDKKTD; encoded by the exons ATGGTTTGCATCCCCTGCATTGTCATCCCTGTTCTGTTGTGGGTCTACAAGAGGTTCCTGGAGCCCATTCTTTACCCTTTCATCTCGCCCATCATCAATACATTCTGGACCAAAAAAGCAGTGCAGGAGTCCGGCACAGGTGACACCGTCGTCGGCGAGAAGTGCAACGGGACATCCAAGGAG CTCAAGCACAATGGAGAGGTTATTGCCAATGGATCCATTGTAGACAAGAAGACAGACTAA
- the rad1 gene encoding cell cycle checkpoint protein RAD1, translated as MPLSMQSQSDDEQYVLVASLDNARNLSNILKAIAFKDHALFTATPNGLKVTVEDSKCLQANAFIQAEIFQEFTIKEDLVGLQINLTVLLDCLSIFGGSTVPGGMSTALRLCYRGYGYPLTLFLEEGGVVTVCKINTQEPEEAIDFEFCSSNVTNKVILLSESLKEAFSELDMTSEVLQITMSPKQPYFRLSTFGNAGSAHYDYPKDSDMMELFHCTTKQINKYKMSLLKPSTKALALSSKVSVRTDSRGVLSLQYLVRNDDGQICFVDYYCCPDEEVDDDE; from the exons ATGCCGCTCTCGATGCAGTCGCAGAGTGACGATGAGCAATACGTGCTGGTGGCCAGCTTGGACAATGCGCGCAATCTGTCCAACATCCTGAAAGCCATCGCTTTCAAAGACCACGCCCTTTTCACCGCCACACCCAATGGCCTCAAAGTCACCGTCGAGGACTCCAAATGTCTTCAAGCCAATGCCTTCATCCag GCTGAAATCTTCCAGGAGTTTACTATCAAGGAAGATTTGGTGGGATTGCAGATCAACCTTACCGTTCTGCTTGATTGTCTCAGTATTTTTGGAGGAAGCACAGTCCCAGGTG GCATGTCAACCGCCCTGCGACTGTGCTACAGAGGCTATGGTTACCCCCTGACCCTGTTCCTGGAGGAGGGCGGTGTGGTGACCGTTTGCAAGATCAACACGCAGGAGCCCGAGGAGGCCATTGACTTTGAGTTCTGCAGCAGCAACGTCACAAACAAG GTGATCCTGCTGTCCGAGAGTTTAAAAGAAGCTTTTTCTGAACTGGACATGACCAGCGAGGTGCTGCAGATCACCATGTCCCCTAAACAGCCTTACTTTCG GCTGTCGACATTCGGCAATGCTGGAAGTGCTCATTACGATTACCCCAAAGATTCTGACATGATGGAGCTTTTCCATTGCACCACTAAACAAATCAACAa GTATAAAATGTCCCTGCTGAAGCCGTCCACCAAGGCGCTGGCGTTGTCTAGCAAAGTGTCCGTGAGGACCGACAGCAGGGGCGTCCTATCGCTGCAGTACCTGGTGCGCAATGACGATGGACAGATCTGCTTTGTGGATTACTACTGCTGTCCTGACGAGGAAGTGGATGATGATGAGTGA
- the bxdc2 gene encoding ribosome biogenesis protein BRX1 homolog: MSTLKRKRGGRLPGGKNAKKVKHVADVGKPAVDNQQEKKNEFTIPPPVSMGKWTNKERVLIFSSRGINYRTRHLMQDLRSIMPHSKADTKMDRKDKLFVINEVCEMKNCNKCLFFEAKKKQDLYVWVSNCPQGPSAKFLVQNIHTLAELKMTGNCLKGSRPLLSFDPTFDTEPHYALLKELFIQTFSTPQYHPKSQPFVDHVFTFTIIDNRIWFRNYQIIEEDAALVEIGPRFVLNLIKMFQGSFGGPTLYENAHFKSPNMHRRELRLAAAARVRERQVVKEVQMVKKAQVKPEIIGDVADSVFDTPVPEKPLTIETEPPKPKESKNKKRKMFKRNRMQMGRR, from the exons ATGTCGACGCTCAAGCGAAAACGTGGGGGACGATTACCCGGTGGAAAAAacgcaaaaaaagtaaaacatgtcGCAGATGTAGGCAAACCCGCCGTTGACAACCAACAGGAGAAGAAAAATGAATTCACCATTCCACCGCCGGTTTCTATG GGCAAATGGACCAACAAGGAAAGGGTTCTCATCTTCTCCTCGAGAGGCATAAACTACAGAACGAGGCATTTGATGCAAGACCTGAGAAGCATAATGCCACATTCGAAAGCAG ATACCAAAATGGACAGAAAGGACAAGCTATTTGTTATTAACGAG GTTTGCGAGATGAAAAACTGCAACAAGTGCCTCTTTTTTGAAGCCAAGAAGAAACAGGATCTCTATGTGTG GGTATCAAATTGCCCACAAGGACCCTCTGCAAAATTCCTTGTTCAGAATA TTCATACACTGGCTGAGCTCAAGATGACCGGGAACTGTCTGAAAGGATCCAGGCCGCTCTTGTCCTTCGATCCT ACTTTTGACACGGAGCCCCACTATGCTTTGCTGAAGGAGTTATTCATACAG ACATTTTCCACGCCGCAATATCACCCCAAGAGTCAACCCTTTGTGGACCACGTCTTCACCTTCACCATCATAGACAACAGGATTTGGTTCAGGAACTACCAG ATCATCGAGGAGGATGCAGCTCTGGTGGAAATTGGACCTCGCTTCGTCCTGAACCTCATAAAGATGTTTCAGGGGAGCTTCGGGGGGCCCACGCTCTATGAAAACGCACACTTCAAGTCGCCCAATATG CACCGGCGTGAGCTCCGTCTGGCGGCGGCGGCCCGCGTGCGCGAGAGGCAGGTGGTGAAGGAGGTGCAGATGGTGAAGAAGGCCCAAGTCAAGCCAGAGATTATCGGCGATGTGGCCGATTCCGTCTTCGATACGCCGGTGCCGGAGAAACCCTTGACCATCGAGACGGAGCCGCCCAAGCCCAAAGAGAGTAAGAATAAGAAGcgcaaaatgttcaaaaggaaCAGGATGCAGATGGGGCGCAGGTAA